Proteins from a genomic interval of Salmo salar chromosome ssa14, Ssal_v3.1, whole genome shotgun sequence:
- the LOC106569135 gene encoding RING finger protein 11, which yields MGNCLKSPTSDDISLLHESQSDRASYGEADPDLEPPPPYQEEAHMPVYHPTPSQARLASQLTEEEQVRIAQRIGLIQHLPRGVYDGGRDGSEKKIRECVICMMDFVYGDPIRFLPCMHIYHMDCIDDWLMRSFTCPSCMEPVDAALLSTYETN from the exons ATGGGCAATTGTCTCAAATCGCCGACGTCCGACGATATATCTTTGCTTCACGAATCCCAGTCTGACAGAGCAAGTTATGGGGAGGCAGACCCGGATTTGGAGCCACCTCCGCCTTACCAG GAGGAGGCCCACATGCCAGTGTACCACCCCACCCCCAGCCAGGCCCGCCTGGCCAGCCAGCTGACTGAGGAGGAGCAGGTCCGTATCGCCCAGCGTATCGGCCTCATCCAGCACCTCCCCCGGGGTGTCTACGACGGAGGACGGGACGGCTCCGAGAAGAAAATCAGAGA GTGTGTGATATGTATGATGGACTTTGTGTACGGGGACCCCATCCGGTTTCTACCCTGTATGCACATCTACCACATGGACTGTATAGACGACTGGCTGATGAGGTCCttcacctgtccctcctgcatgGAGCCTGTGGACGCCGCCCTGCTCTCCACTTACGAGACCAACTGA